Proteins from a genomic interval of Leifsonia shinshuensis:
- a CDS encoding helix-turn-helix domain-containing protein, whose amino-acid sequence MNVQSEGPGNLLGEFLRARRELVSPESVGIPVLGTRRVAGLRREEVAMLSGISAEYYLRLEQGRDRNPSGQVLRSIARVLQLDDEATAYLLGLPESDRAPRRPRRPRAETLPESLAALVPQLPFPAFVEGRYLDVLAANSLATALSPRLVPGRNRMRDVFLDPAEQALFPDWEAASAVLIAGFRRSVGADADDARVVELVGELSIASPTFRRLWSRHDVRERQGATFAFRHPQVGPVTVHREKLQVTGTDGIVLVLYHAATEADAEKLPLLGALAGTADTADTADTTQETTTERSTA is encoded by the coding sequence ATGAACGTGCAGTCGGAGGGCCCGGGCAACCTGCTGGGGGAGTTCCTGCGCGCCCGCCGCGAGCTGGTCTCGCCGGAGAGCGTCGGGATCCCCGTGCTCGGCACGCGCCGGGTCGCCGGCCTGCGCCGCGAGGAGGTCGCGATGCTGTCCGGCATCAGCGCCGAGTACTACCTCCGGCTGGAGCAGGGGCGCGACCGCAACCCGTCCGGGCAGGTGCTGCGCTCGATCGCGCGCGTGCTGCAGCTCGACGACGAGGCGACGGCGTACCTGCTCGGCCTGCCGGAAAGCGACCGCGCGCCGCGGCGCCCGCGCCGCCCGCGGGCGGAGACGCTCCCCGAGAGCCTGGCCGCTCTCGTGCCGCAGCTCCCGTTTCCGGCGTTCGTGGAGGGCCGGTACCTGGACGTCCTCGCCGCCAACTCCCTCGCCACTGCGCTGTCACCGCGGCTGGTGCCCGGCCGCAACCGGATGCGCGACGTCTTCCTCGATCCGGCCGAGCAGGCGCTGTTCCCCGACTGGGAGGCCGCGTCCGCCGTGCTCATCGCCGGCTTCCGCCGCTCGGTCGGCGCCGACGCGGACGACGCGCGCGTGGTCGAGCTGGTCGGGGAGCTGTCGATCGCGAGCCCGACCTTCCGCCGGCTGTGGAGCAGGCACGACGTCCGCGAACGCCAGGGCGCGACCTTCGCCTTCCGGCATCCCCAAGTCGGGCCGGTCACCGTGCACCGCGAGAAGCTGCAGGTCACCGGGACCGACGGGATCGTCCTCGTGCTCTACCACGCCGCGACCGAGGCGGACGCGGAGAAGCTGCCACTGCTCGGCGCGCTGGCCGGCACAGCCGACACGGCGGACACGGCGGACACGACGCAGGAGACGACGACGGAGCGCTCGACAGCGTAA
- a CDS encoding tautomerase family protein: MPLVRIELQEGRTPAAVRAIADAVHAAIVSEYRIPVRDRFQIIAERPAGSIIAEDAGLGFDRTDGVVVIQIFTQRGRAAEAKQALFAEIARQLAAVGVAGEDVFIGYVENGPEDWSFGFGRSQYLTGELAVPSASAA; encoded by the coding sequence ATGCCCCTCGTCCGCATCGAACTGCAGGAGGGCCGCACGCCCGCCGCCGTCCGCGCCATCGCCGACGCCGTCCACGCCGCGATCGTGAGCGAGTACCGCATCCCCGTGCGCGACCGCTTCCAGATCATCGCGGAGCGGCCGGCCGGATCGATCATCGCGGAGGACGCCGGGCTCGGCTTCGACCGCACCGACGGCGTCGTGGTCATCCAGATCTTCACGCAGCGCGGTCGGGCGGCGGAGGCCAAGCAGGCCCTGTTCGCCGAGATCGCGCGACAGCTCGCAGCGGTCGGGGTGGCCGGGGAGGACGTCTTCATCGGCTATGTCGAGAACGGCCCGGAGGACTGGTCCTTCGGCTTCGGCCGGTCGCAGTACCTCACCGGAGAACTCGCGGTCCCGAGCGCGTCGGCCGCGTGA